The following proteins are co-located in the Sphingobacteriaceae bacterium genome:
- a CDS encoding FtsW/RodA/SpoVE family cell cycle protein, with product MKVFNYLKGDKVIWAIMLLLSLLSVLVVYSAVVTLAHKFKQGNTEFYLMKHMVIIALGFLIAYLFHRMRYTIFSKIAQIGFYLSIPLLIYTLLKGVSAGEASRWLEIPGLGLTFQSSDIAKLMLLIYVARVLTIKAKELVDFKSVLKHLMIPIGIVCILILPANFSTAALLFINCMLLLFLGGVHLKIIAKIFGICILAGAMFFAWVWLAPSSIPGGRGTTWKARIENFTNGDSKNNYQSEQAKIAIATGGVIGKGPGNSTQRAFLPQASSDFIYAIIIEEYGLLTGFIILFLYMILLYRGVKLLRDGDKPFGSFMALGLTFSLVFQALVNMAVAVNLFPVTGQPLPLVSMGGTSIWFTMIAMGIILSVSKGVEEKTDEQLETT from the coding sequence ATGAAGGTATTCAACTATTTAAAAGGAGATAAGGTAATATGGGCCATCATGCTCTTGCTATCTCTATTGTCCGTTTTAGTTGTTTATAGCGCGGTTGTTACACTTGCGCATAAGTTCAAACAAGGGAATACCGAATTCTATTTAATGAAACATATGGTAATTATTGCACTCGGTTTTCTTATTGCCTATTTGTTTCATCGAATGCGTTATACCATTTTTAGTAAAATTGCGCAAATCGGATTCTATCTTTCTATTCCTTTATTAATTTACACGTTATTAAAAGGAGTTAGCGCCGGCGAAGCTTCACGTTGGCTTGAAATTCCGGGATTGGGTTTAACTTTTCAATCTTCCGATATTGCCAAACTGATGCTCTTAATTTATGTGGCTCGCGTGCTAACTATTAAAGCGAAGGAACTGGTAGATTTTAAATCGGTACTTAAACATTTAATGATACCAATTGGAATTGTATGTATTTTAATATTACCGGCTAACTTTTCTACAGCTGCATTATTGTTTATTAATTGCATGCTGTTATTATTTTTGGGCGGAGTGCATTTAAAAATAATTGCCAAAATTTTCGGTATTTGTATTTTAGCAGGAGCCATGTTCTTTGCATGGGTTTGGTTGGCTCCTTCTTCTATTCCGGGAGGTAGAGGTACTACCTGGAAAGCTCGTATTGAAAATTTCACCAATGGCGATTCTAAAAATAATTATCAAAGTGAACAGGCAAAAATCGCAATTGCTACCGGAGGGGTTATTGGTAAGGGTCCGGGTAATAGCACACAACGTGCATTTTTGCCACAAGCATCTTCCGATTTTATTTATGCTATTATTATTGAAGAGTATGGATTATTAACCGGATTCATTATTCTTTTTTTATACATGATTTTACTATATCGAGGGGTCAAATTATTAAGGGATGGAGATAAACCTTTTGGTAGTTTCATGGCCTTGGGCCTAACATTTAGTTTGGTTTTTCAAGCTTTAGTAAACATGGCAGTTGCTGTTAATTTATTTCCGGTTACCGGACAACCTTTACCATTGGTGAGCATGGGTGGAACTTCTATTTGGTTTACGATGATTGCCATGGGAATAATTTTAAGTGTAAGTAAAGGAGTAGAAGAGAAAACAGATGAGCAACTCGAAACAACTTAA
- the murD gene encoding UDP-N-acetylmuramoyl-L-alanine--D-glutamate ligase, with amino-acid sequence MNKRIIILGSGESGVGSAILAKEKGFDVFVSDQGTIKEKYKTQLQTEKILFEEGKHTYELLQNATEVIKSPGIPDSADIIMKLKSKNIPVISEIEFAGRYTKAKKICITGSNGKTTTTLLTYHILKKAGYNVGLGGNVGKSFALQVARENFDYYVLELSSFQLDNMYDFKADIAILLNITPDHLDRYNNSFDEYANSKLRIIQNQTEKDFFIYNCDDETIQRKVKEIQCKAEKIQFSIKKKIEGNGAYLNENQLTLNYKPNQNQPLIMTIEQLALQGKHNVYNSMAASLATRIVDVRKEIIRESLQDFQNVEHRLEFVASINGIEFINDSKATNVNSTWYALESMEKPVIWVCGGQDKGNDYNELSEIVKSKVKAIICLGKNNKKIVEAFKDIVELIVETDNAQDAVAASYKIGKKGDVVLLSPACASFDLYKNYEDRGMQFKAAVRSL; translated from the coding sequence ATGAATAAAAGAATAATCATACTCGGTAGCGGCGAAAGCGGAGTAGGCAGTGCAATACTGGCTAAAGAAAAAGGCTTTGATGTTTTTGTGAGTGATCAGGGAACGATAAAAGAAAAGTATAAAACGCAATTACAAACTGAAAAAATATTATTTGAAGAAGGAAAGCATACTTATGAATTGTTACAAAATGCTACGGAGGTTATTAAAAGCCCCGGCATTCCGGATTCAGCAGACATTATAATGAAATTAAAGAGCAAAAATATTCCAGTGATATCAGAAATTGAATTTGCGGGAAGATATACCAAGGCTAAGAAAATTTGTATAACGGGCTCTAATGGAAAAACAACTACCACATTATTAACTTATCACATTCTTAAAAAGGCCGGATATAATGTAGGGTTAGGCGGAAATGTGGGAAAAAGTTTTGCCTTACAGGTTGCCCGTGAAAATTTCGATTACTATGTGTTGGAGCTAAGTAGTTTTCAATTAGACAACATGTACGATTTCAAGGCCGACATAGCCATTCTCTTAAACATTACTCCTGATCATTTAGACAGATACAATAACTCTTTTGACGAATACGCCAACAGTAAACTAAGAATAATTCAAAATCAAACCGAAAAAGATTTCTTCATATATAATTGCGACGATGAAACAATTCAACGTAAGGTAAAAGAAATACAGTGCAAAGCCGAAAAAATTCAATTCAGCATTAAAAAAAAAATCGAAGGAAACGGCGCTTATTTAAACGAAAATCAACTAACCCTTAATTATAAACCAAATCAAAACCAACCCTTAATTATGACAATTGAACAATTAGCCCTCCAAGGAAAACACAATGTGTACAACAGCATGGCCGCATCTTTAGCAACAAGAATTGTTGATGTGCGCAAAGAAATCATTCGCGAAAGCTTACAGGATTTCCAAAATGTTGAACATCGCTTAGAATTTGTAGCCTCCATCAACGGAATCGAATTTATTAATGATTCTAAAGCAACTAATGTAAATTCAACATGGTATGCACTTGAAAGTATGGAAAAGCCCGTAATTTGGGTTTGTGGTGGGCAAGATAAAGGAAATGATTACAATGAATTGTCGGAAATTGTAAAATCAAAAGTAAAAGCCATCATTTGTTTAGGTAAAAACAATAAAAAAATTGTAGAAGCCTTTAAAGACATTGTTGAATTAATAGTAGAAACGGATAACGCTCAGGATGCTGTAGCCGCTTCATACAAAATTGGTAAAAAAGGCGATGTAGTTTTATTGTCACCTGCTTGCGCAAGCTTCGATCTTTATAAAAACTATGAAGATAGAGGTATGCAATTTAAAGCCGCTGTTCGCTCACTTTAA
- the murG gene encoding undecaprenyldiphospho-muramoylpentapeptide beta-N-acetylglucosaminyltransferase, whose translation MSNSKQLKVILSGGGTGGHIFPAVAIANELKRLVPDVKILFVGAQGKMEMEKVPAAGYEIIGIPIAGLQRRFTWSNFKLPFLIILSLIKTKKIIAEFKPNVVVGTGGFASGPILRAASNKGIPVLIQEQNSYAGITNKILAKKASLICVAYEGMEKFFPKEKIVLTGNPVRQDIINLESKRSEALKYFKLNPELKTILVIGGSLGAKTINEAIGQNLKLLAEANIQLIWQTGKGYLAIAKTQTEKFESNGIFAFDFISKMDMAYASADLVISRAGASSVSELCNCSKPSILVPSPNVAEDHQTKNAMALVNKNAAILIKDTEARDKLIQTAIQIINDKSELNRLSENISKMAFLNSAQTIAKHVLQIAGYTK comes from the coding sequence ATGAGCAACTCGAAACAACTTAAAGTAATATTAAGCGGTGGAGGCACCGGTGGACATATTTTTCCAGCAGTTGCTATTGCTAATGAATTGAAAAGATTAGTCCCCGATGTAAAAATTTTGTTTGTGGGAGCACAGGGCAAAATGGAAATGGAAAAAGTTCCTGCCGCCGGATATGAAATTATAGGAATTCCAATTGCCGGACTTCAAAGAAGATTTACTTGGTCAAATTTTAAATTACCCTTTCTCATTATTTTGAGTTTAATCAAAACCAAAAAAATTATTGCTGAGTTTAAACCAAATGTTGTGGTGGGAACCGGGGGTTTTGCGAGCGGACCCATATTAAGAGCCGCATCAAATAAAGGTATTCCCGTTTTAATTCAGGAACAAAATTCATACGCCGGTATTACTAATAAAATTCTGGCCAAAAAAGCTTCTTTAATTTGTGTGGCCTATGAAGGCATGGAAAAGTTTTTTCCTAAAGAAAAAATAGTATTAACCGGTAACCCGGTAAGGCAGGATATTATAAATTTAGAATCAAAAAGAAGCGAAGCTTTGAAATATTTTAAGTTAAATCCCGAATTAAAAACAATATTAGTTATTGGCGGAAGTTTAGGGGCGAAAACAATTAATGAGGCAATTGGACAAAATTTAAAGTTATTAGCCGAGGCTAATATTCAATTGATTTGGCAAACCGGAAAAGGATATCTGGCAATTGCAAAAACGCAAACAGAAAAATTTGAATCAAACGGAATTTTTGCTTTTGATTTTATTTCCAAAATGGATATGGCATATGCTAGTGCTGATCTGGTAATTTCAAGAGCAGGGGCAAGTTCAGTTTCCGAATTGTGCAATTGTTCAAAGCCAAGCATCCTCGTTCCTTCACCAAATGTAGCTGAAGATCATCAAACTAAAAATGCAATGGCTTTGGTTAACAAAAACGCAGCTATACTAATTAAAGATACAGAAGCTCGTGATAAATTAATACAAACGGCCATTCAAATTATAAATGATAAATCAGAACTCAATAGATTGTCAGAGAATATTTCTAAAATGGCTTTTTTAAACTCGGCACAAACTATTGCCAAGCACGTTTTACAAATTGCCGGCTATACAAAATGA
- a CDS encoding UDP-N-acetylmuramoyl-L-alanyl-D-glutamate--2,6-diaminopimelate ligase, which translates to MKLLSDILYKVKLEQVIGATHLAVANVVFDSRKVRKNSLFVAIKGTQSDGHEFIEQAIEAGALAVVCEKLPTEKKSNVTYVKVNDSNYSLGIIACNFFDNPSSKLKLIGVTGTNGKTTTVTLLFNLFRALGHSVGLLSTVQNKINNSVIPSTHTTPDALALNELLNAMVEQGCNYAFMEVSSHAIVQHRIAGINFAGGAFSNITHDHLDYHKTFDEYIKAKKLFFDNLSSSSFALVNKDDKNGLVMVQNTKALIKTYSLHSIADFKCKILESHLNGLFLQIDQRDVWVKLIGTFNAYNVLVVYAIATLLKQDSTNVLTALSNLNSVEGRFQYVKSDTGVIGIVDYAHTPDALKNVLETITDIRSGNEQVITLVGCGGDRDAKKRPIMAAIACEFSNRVILTSDNPRTENPETILDEMQTGVNPAEAKKVLRISDRKEAIKTAISFCKSGDIILVAGKGHEKYQEINGVKHPFDDFEILKETIKTLGV; encoded by the coding sequence TTGAAATTATTAAGCGACATATTATATAAAGTAAAACTGGAACAAGTTATTGGTGCTACTCACTTGGCTGTTGCCAATGTGGTTTTTGATTCCAGAAAAGTGAGAAAGAATTCTTTGTTCGTTGCTATAAAAGGTACTCAGTCGGATGGTCATGAATTTATTGAACAAGCCATAGAAGCCGGAGCCTTGGCTGTAGTTTGTGAAAAACTACCCACCGAAAAAAAATCGAATGTAACTTATGTAAAAGTAAACGACTCTAATTATTCACTGGGCATTATTGCTTGCAATTTTTTTGACAACCCTTCTTCTAAGTTAAAATTAATTGGAGTTACCGGAACTAATGGTAAAACAACCACCGTGACTTTACTTTTTAATTTATTCAGAGCATTGGGTCATTCTGTAGGATTATTATCTACAGTTCAGAATAAAATAAATAATTCGGTAATACCATCCACGCACACTACTCCTGACGCGCTAGCCTTAAACGAATTGTTAAACGCAATGGTAGAACAAGGATGTAATTATGCCTTTATGGAAGTGAGTTCTCATGCCATTGTACAACATCGCATTGCCGGAATTAATTTTGCAGGAGGGGCATTTTCCAATATCACTCACGATCATTTAGATTATCACAAAACCTTTGATGAATACATTAAAGCAAAAAAATTATTTTTTGATAATTTATCATCATCATCATTTGCTTTAGTGAATAAAGACGACAAGAATGGATTAGTGATGGTTCAAAATACCAAAGCACTAATAAAAACTTATTCATTACATAGTATAGCCGACTTTAAATGTAAAATTCTTGAAAGTCATCTTAATGGATTATTTCTGCAAATTGATCAAAGAGATGTTTGGGTAAAATTAATCGGAACATTCAACGCTTATAATGTTTTGGTGGTTTACGCAATTGCAACTTTACTGAAACAGGATAGTACGAATGTGCTTACTGCTCTAAGCAATTTAAATTCAGTTGAAGGAAGATTTCAGTACGTAAAGTCTGATACCGGAGTAATTGGTATTGTTGATTATGCGCACACCCCTGACGCATTAAAAAATGTGCTCGAAACAATAACAGATATTCGTTCGGGTAATGAGCAAGTAATAACTTTAGTGGGTTGCGGTGGTGATCGGGACGCGAAAAAACGACCAATCATGGCAGCAATAGCTTGTGAGTTCAGTAACCGGGTAATTCTCACTTCCGATAATCCCCGAACTGAAAATCCCGAAACTATTTTGGATGAAATGCAAACCGGAGTAAACCCGGCCGAAGCTAAAAAAGTACTTCGCATCAGTGATCGTAAAGAAGCAATTAAAACAGCTATTAGTTTTTGTAAATCAGGAGATATCATTTTGGTTGCCGGAAAAGGACATGAAAAGTATCAGGAAATAAATGGTGTGAAACACCCATTTGATGATTTTGAAATTTTAAAAGAAACCATTAAAACCCTGGGCGTGTAA
- a CDS encoding phospho-N-acetylmuramoyl-pentapeptide-transferase, which translates to MLYYLFQYLDKAFDFPGAGMFNYISFRAALALIFSLLISLVFGKRIIAFIRKKQIGETIRELGLEGQAQKGGTPTMGGLIILAAIIMPTILFTKIDNVYVILMLISTVWLGGIGFLDDYIKVFRKNKEGLQGRFKIIGQVGIGLIVGCVFYFHPDVVVKERIAKGKTDLISISQVTEKVVTLPKYEEHAKKNLKTSIPFLKNNELDYSSFISWLCDDCAKFGWIIFIPMVILVVTAVSNGANITDGIDGLAAGTSAIIGVVLGILAWVSSNTIFADYLNIMYLPNTGELVVFIAAFIGACVGFLWYNSFPAQVFMGDTGSLAIGGIIAVFAIAIRKELLIPILCGVFLVENISVILQVYYFKHQKKKRGLEYAQTHRLFKMAPLHHHYQKSGFHESKIVMRFFIISIALAVLTLVTLKIR; encoded by the coding sequence ATGTTATATTATTTATTTCAATATTTAGATAAAGCTTTTGATTTCCCCGGTGCCGGCATGTTTAATTACATTTCATTTCGGGCTGCTCTCGCTTTAATTTTTTCACTATTGATTTCGCTGGTATTTGGCAAACGTATTATAGCATTCATTAGAAAAAAACAAATCGGGGAAACTATTCGGGAATTGGGACTAGAAGGACAGGCACAAAAAGGCGGAACACCAACCATGGGCGGATTAATTATTTTGGCAGCGATTATTATGCCTACTATTCTATTTACAAAAATTGATAATGTTTATGTAATTCTGATGCTGATTTCAACTGTTTGGTTAGGAGGTATCGGATTTTTGGATGATTACATCAAAGTTTTCAGAAAGAACAAAGAGGGATTACAAGGTAGATTTAAAATAATCGGACAAGTAGGTATCGGATTAATTGTAGGTTGTGTTTTTTATTTTCATCCGGATGTGGTAGTGAAAGAAAGAATTGCTAAAGGAAAAACAGATTTAATTTCAATTTCACAGGTTACCGAAAAAGTGGTAACACTTCCAAAATATGAAGAGCATGCCAAAAAGAATTTAAAAACATCGATTCCTTTTTTAAAGAATAACGAATTAGACTACTCTTCATTTATATCTTGGCTATGCGATGATTGTGCGAAATTTGGCTGGATAATTTTTATTCCAATGGTAATTTTGGTTGTTACCGCTGTATCTAACGGGGCTAATATTACCGACGGAATTGATGGCCTGGCAGCAGGAACAAGCGCAATTATTGGTGTAGTATTAGGAATTTTAGCCTGGGTATCCAGTAACACCATTTTTGCCGACTACTTAAATATTATGTACTTACCAAATACCGGAGAGCTTGTGGTATTTATTGCGGCATTTATTGGAGCTTGTGTTGGGTTTTTATGGTACAACTCATTTCCAGCGCAGGTTTTTATGGGCGATACCGGAAGTTTAGCTATTGGTGGAATAATTGCTGTTTTCGCAATCGCTATTCGTAAAGAATTATTAATTCCAATTCTATGCGGAGTATTTCTGGTAGAAAATATTTCTGTGATCCTACAGGTGTATTATTTCAAACATCAGAAAAAGAAACGCGGACTTGAATATGCACAAACCCATAGGCTTTTTAAGATGGCCCCTTTACATCACCATTATCAAAAAAGTGGATTTCATGAGTCTAAAATTGTGATGCGGTTTTTTATTATAAGTATTGCTCTTGCTGTATTAACCCTGGTAACGCTGAAGATTCGCTAA